From a single Glycine soja cultivar W05 chromosome 19, ASM419377v2, whole genome shotgun sequence genomic region:
- the LOC114400446 gene encoding myb family transcription factor PHL7-like isoform X3: protein MTVLWMPLHNLVDQIVGATPKGVLRVMGVPGLTIYHVKSHLQKYRLAKYLPESPADGKDPKDEKRMSGDSISGADSSSGMPINDALRMQMEVQKRLHEQLEVQKQLQMRIEAQGKYLQKIIEEQQKLGSTLTTSETLPLSHDKQNHPQSEASGSSDALASTVSPLKKQRIDDGSKEGFTASQVRKNDNVGQLDPNLYDDAGFGFDLETKKDEDNESGQ from the exons ATGACCGTTTTGTGGATGCCATTACACAACTTGGTGGACCAGATAGTGG GAGCAACACCAAAAGGTGTTCTTAGAGTGATGGGTGTTCCTGGACTGACCATTTATCATGTTAAAAGTCATTTACAG AAATATCGCCTTGCAAAATACTTGCCTGAATCACCAGCTGATGGTAAAG ACCCTAAAGATGAGAAGAGGATGTCTGGGGACAGCATTTCTGGTGCAGATTCTTCCTC GGGAATGCCAATCAATGATGCCCTAAGAATGCAGATGGAGGTTCAAAAACGTCTGCATGAGCAGCTTGAG GTTCAAAAGCAATTACAAATGAGAATTGAAGCACAGGGTAAATACTTGCAAAAGATCATAGAGGAACAGCAGAAATTAGGTAGTACCTTGACAACCTCGGAAACCCTCCCTTTGTCCCATGATAAGCAAAATCATCCTCAGTCAGAGGCTTCTGGATCTAGTGATGCCCTTGCAAGCACTGTGTCTCCACTTAAAAAACAGAGAATCGATGATGGTTCCAAGGAAGGCTTCACTGCTTCCCAAGTAAGAAAGAATGACAATGTTGGTCAGTTGGATCCAAACTTATATGATGATGCTgggtttggatttgatttggagacAAAAAAGGATGAAGATAATGAGAGTGGACAGTAA
- the LOC114400446 gene encoding myb family transcription factor PHL7-like isoform X1 yields the protein MYHTKKFSPASMVPHKSQGGAEQLANAGVLGGSAVKTAAPSGGSGKQRLRWTSDLHDRFVDAITQLGGPDRATPKGVLRVMGVPGLTIYHVKSHLQKYRLAKYLPESPADGKDPKDEKRMSGDSISGADSSSGMPINDALRMQMEVQKRLHEQLEVQKQLQMRIEAQGKYLQKIIEEQQKLGSTLTTSETLPLSHDKQNHPQSEASGSSDALASTVSPLKKQRIDDGSKEGFTASQVRKNDNVGQLDPNLYDDAGFGFDLETKKDEDNESGQ from the exons ATGTATCACACAAAGAAATTTTCACCGGCTAGCATGGTGCCGCATAAATCTCAAGGTGGTGCTGAACAGCTTGCAAATGCTGGGGTTTTGGGTGGATCGGCTGTAAAAACTGCTGCACCTTCTGGGGGAAGTGGGAAGCAACGTTTAAGGTGGACATCTGATCTTCATGACCGTTTTGTGGATGCCATTACACAACTTGGTGGACCAGATA GAGCAACACCAAAAGGTGTTCTTAGAGTGATGGGTGTTCCTGGACTGACCATTTATCATGTTAAAAGTCATTTACAG AAATATCGCCTTGCAAAATACTTGCCTGAATCACCAGCTGATGGTAAAG ACCCTAAAGATGAGAAGAGGATGTCTGGGGACAGCATTTCTGGTGCAGATTCTTCCTC GGGAATGCCAATCAATGATGCCCTAAGAATGCAGATGGAGGTTCAAAAACGTCTGCATGAGCAGCTTGAG GTTCAAAAGCAATTACAAATGAGAATTGAAGCACAGGGTAAATACTTGCAAAAGATCATAGAGGAACAGCAGAAATTAGGTAGTACCTTGACAACCTCGGAAACCCTCCCTTTGTCCCATGATAAGCAAAATCATCCTCAGTCAGAGGCTTCTGGATCTAGTGATGCCCTTGCAAGCACTGTGTCTCCACTTAAAAAACAGAGAATCGATGATGGTTCCAAGGAAGGCTTCACTGCTTCCCAAGTAAGAAAGAATGACAATGTTGGTCAGTTGGATCCAAACTTATATGATGATGCTgggtttggatttgatttggagacAAAAAAGGATGAAGATAATGAGAGTGGACAGTAA
- the LOC114400477 gene encoding uncharacterized protein LOC114400477: MASQIREWSGINTFAPATQTKLLELLGNLKQENVNSLTILVMGKGGVGKSSTVNSIIGERVVSISPFQSEGPRPVMVSRSRAGFTLNIIDTPGLIEGGYINDMALDIIKRFLLNKTIDVLLYVDRLDVYRVDNLDKLVAKAITDSFGKGIWNKAIVTLTHAQFSPPDGLPYDEFFSQRSESLLKVLRSGARIKKEAFQAASIPVVLVENSGRCNKNDSDEKVLPNGTAWIPNLVQTITEIALNKSESIHVDKNLIEGPNPNQRGKLWIPLVFALQYFLIMKPIKGLIEKDIANERKPTWERRDAAFRKRDLY, translated from the exons ATGGCGTCCCAAATCCGTGAGTGGTCTGGAATCAATACATTCGCACCTGCTACCCAGACTAAGTTGCTTGAACTCTTGGGAAATCTTAAACAAgag AATGTGAACTCCTTGACTATACTTGTGATGGGAAAAGGAGGTGTTGGAAAATCTTCAACTGTGAACTCCATCATTGGGGAAAGAGTGGTTTCGATTAGTCCTTTCCAG TCGGAAGGGCCAAGACCTGTGATGGTGTCACGATCAAGGGCTGGTTTTACATTGAACATTATTGACACTCCTGGTCTCATTGAAGGGGGGTACATCAATGATATGGCACTTGATATAATAAAACG TTTCCTTCTGAACAAGACCATAGATGTGCTGCTTTACGTGGATCGCTTGGATGTGTACAGAGTGGACAACTTGGATAAGTTAGTCGCCAAAGCTATAACAGATAGTTTTGGCAAAGGAATATGGAACAAGGCCATTGTAACACTCACACATGCCCAGTTCTCTCCACCAGATGGATTGCCCTATGATGAATTCTTTTCACAAAGATCTGAGTCTCTCTTGAAAGTTCTTAGGTCAGGTGCCAGGATAAAGAAAGAAGCCTTTCAG GCTGCTTCAATTCCTGTTGTTTTGGTCGAGAACAGTGGGAGATGCAACAAAAATGACAGTGATGAAAAG GTTCTTCCAAATGGGACTGCTTGGATTCCTAATCTAGTCCAGACAATCACAGAAATCGCATTGAACAAAAGTGAGTCTATTCATGTTGACAAGAATTTGATTGAAGGGCCAAATCCGAATCAGAGAGGAAAATTATGGATTCCTCTCGTGTTCGCTCTCCAA TACTTCCTTATCATGAAGCCAATAAAAGGACTGATCGAGAAGGACATTGCAAATGAGAGAAAGCCAACATGGGAGAGACGCGATGCCGCTTTTCGGAAGAGagatttatattag
- the LOC114400630 gene encoding ABSCISIC ACID-INSENSITIVE 5-like protein 2 produces the protein MGSQGGTTQDQEPKTGSLTRQGSLYNLTLDEVQNQLGNLGKPLGSMNLDELLKSVWTAESGTDAYMQHGGQVASAGSSLNPQGSLTLSGNLSKKTIDEVWRDMQQKKSVGKERQPTLGEMTLEDFLVKAGVATEPFPNEDGAMAMSGVDSQHNTSQHAHWMQYQLTSVQQQPQQQQHQHQNQQNSVMLGFSGFMTGHAVQQPIPIVVNTVLDAGYSEALPSSLMGALSDSQTAGRKRDASGNVVEKTVERRQKRMIKNRESAARSRARKQAYTQELEIKVSQLEEENERLRRQNEIERALPSAPPPDPKHQLRRTSSAPL, from the exons ATGGGATCTCAAGGTGGGACAACCCAAGACCAAGAGCCAAAGACTGGTTCTTTGACCAGGCAAGGGTCTTTGTACAATCTCACCCTTGATGAGGTGCAAAACCAGCTTGGAAATTTAGGGAAACCCTTAGGAAGCATGAATCTTGATGAGCTGCTCAAGAGTGTGTGGACTGCTGAATCTGGAACTGATGCTTACATGCAGCATGGTGGTCAGGTGGCTTCTGCTGGCTCATCTTTGAACCCACAAGGGAGCCTAACATTGAGTGGGAATCTTAGCAAGAAAACTATTGATGAGGTTTGGAGAGATATGCAACAAAAGAAGAGTGTTGGTAAGGAAAGACAGCCTACACTTGGTGAGATGACCCTGGAGGATTTCTTGGTGAAGGCTGGTGTGGCTACTGAACCTTTTCCCAATGAGGATGGTGCCATGGCCATGTCAGGGGTTGATTCCCAACACAACACATCACAACATGCCCATTGGATGCAATACCAGCTCACTTCAGTTCAGCAGCAGCCACAGCAACAACAGCATCAGCATCAAAATCAGCAGAATAGTGTGATGCTGGGTTTTTCGGGTTTTATGACTGGCCATGCGGTTCAACAGCCTATACCGATTGTGGTGAATACGGTTCTGGATGCAGGATACTCAGAAGCATTGCCATCTTCTTTGATGGGTGCCTTGTCTGATTCACAAACTGCAGGTAGGAAAAGGGATGCCTCAGGTAACGTTGTTGAGAAAACTGTAGAGAGGAGGCAGAAGAGGATGATAAAAAATAGGGAATCTGCAGCTCGGTCCCGGGCTAGAAAACAG GCTTACACACAAGAGCTGGAGATTAAAGTTTCCCAAttagaagaagagaatgaaaggCTTAGAAGACAGAAT GAGATAGAGAGGGCATTGCCAAGTGCGCCACCACCTGACCCTAAGCATCAGCTTCGCAGAACTAGTTCAGCTCCCCTTTGA
- the LOC114400446 gene encoding myb family transcription factor PHL7-like isoform X2: MYHTKKFSPASMVPHKSQGGAEQLANAGVLGGSAVKTAAPSGGSGKQRLRWTSDLHDRFVDAITQLGGPDRATPKGVLRVMGVPGLTIYHVKSHLQKYRLAKYLPESPADDPKDEKRMSGDSISGADSSSGMPINDALRMQMEVQKRLHEQLEVQKQLQMRIEAQGKYLQKIIEEQQKLGSTLTTSETLPLSHDKQNHPQSEASGSSDALASTVSPLKKQRIDDGSKEGFTASQVRKNDNVGQLDPNLYDDAGFGFDLETKKDEDNESGQ, translated from the exons ATGTATCACACAAAGAAATTTTCACCGGCTAGCATGGTGCCGCATAAATCTCAAGGTGGTGCTGAACAGCTTGCAAATGCTGGGGTTTTGGGTGGATCGGCTGTAAAAACTGCTGCACCTTCTGGGGGAAGTGGGAAGCAACGTTTAAGGTGGACATCTGATCTTCATGACCGTTTTGTGGATGCCATTACACAACTTGGTGGACCAGATA GAGCAACACCAAAAGGTGTTCTTAGAGTGATGGGTGTTCCTGGACTGACCATTTATCATGTTAAAAGTCATTTACAG AAATATCGCCTTGCAAAATACTTGCCTGAATCACCAGCTGATG ACCCTAAAGATGAGAAGAGGATGTCTGGGGACAGCATTTCTGGTGCAGATTCTTCCTC GGGAATGCCAATCAATGATGCCCTAAGAATGCAGATGGAGGTTCAAAAACGTCTGCATGAGCAGCTTGAG GTTCAAAAGCAATTACAAATGAGAATTGAAGCACAGGGTAAATACTTGCAAAAGATCATAGAGGAACAGCAGAAATTAGGTAGTACCTTGACAACCTCGGAAACCCTCCCTTTGTCCCATGATAAGCAAAATCATCCTCAGTCAGAGGCTTCTGGATCTAGTGATGCCCTTGCAAGCACTGTGTCTCCACTTAAAAAACAGAGAATCGATGATGGTTCCAAGGAAGGCTTCACTGCTTCCCAAGTAAGAAAGAATGACAATGTTGGTCAGTTGGATCCAAACTTATATGATGATGCTgggtttggatttgatttggagacAAAAAAGGATGAAGATAATGAGAGTGGACAGTAA